ACTCCTCCGATGGCCCGCATCGTACTCACAACACTCCTCTCAATCATGAGTCTCGCCGTGTTTCCAGCGTCGGCTAATTCCTCGTGCGAGACTGAAATCGACACCAAATCACGATACCTCAGCTTCATGGCGTATGAGACCCACCCGATAGCCGAAACCAATGACAGCACTGGCCTTAGAAATCTGGAAGTCGAGCTCACGAAGATGTGGTCTCGACTGGCGCGAGGGCTGGCGACTGCAGTCAATTGCCAAAGGCGCGTTGAATCGGACTCGCTCCTTTCGAAAGTCCTCTCTCTCTCGCCAATCTCGCTGATGTCCCAATCAGGTCGACCAATTCAAGCGGTTTCGGACATCGACTCGCATGAGGCGGCGCCGAGTGATTCCCTCCTATCGTTATTCCGTGACCTGGACCGCGATTCGTCCGCGGAGCTATTTACCGTATTGCTCGGGTCGTTCGCTCGGAAGCCGGCCGCCGAATCCTTTATGGTGGGGCTCGGATATTCGCCTGATAGGGAAATCGAACGTTCGGAAGCAAGAATGGATACGACCATGGTCATGGACATCGTCTATAGCGACTGTTCCAGGGAGTTCGATCGGGCGAAGCTCTTCATTCTGCCTCGTGAGTTGACGGCCGACGGGAAAGCTTGGGTGCTCAGCGGGCTCTTCTACTCACATGCCGACGCGCAACGTTCGCTGGGCAGGCACCGGCTACCGGGGAAGAGAAAGGCACAAGTGATACGACTCCGCTTTACAGCGCAGGTCCTCCGCAGTGCGTTTCCGCTCATTTGACGCAGCCTGATTCGACGGGTGGTTCACAGGCAATTGGGTCACCCGTCAATTCCGGCCGCACCAATCTCTGGACCGTGATCGGAATCGGACTCGTCGCCTATGCGGCGTGCGATATGGTGCACGAGGTTCTCGGCCACGGCCTTGCGTGCCTGCTGACCGGCGTCCGGGCGCTCTCCCTCTCGACCGTCGCCCTGCAAACGGGCACCAGCAATCGCTTCGTGGCGGCGGCCGGGTCGATCGCGAACGTTGCCGCCGGCGTGCTCGCGATGTCGCTGTTCCGACGGGGGACGATCTTCGGAGCGACGCGCTACTTTCTGTGGCTGTTCGCAGCGCTCAATTTGCTGAACGGCACCGGCTACCTGCTCTTCTCCGGGGTACTCGATTTCGGCGACTGGGCCGTCGTGATTGCCGGACTTGAGCCACACGGGGCGTGGCGCGCCATGATGGCGGCGGCCGGCGCAGTGCTCTATGTCGGCGCGGTCAGGCTCATCGCCTCGCAGATGATTACCTTGGTGCGGAGCGGGGAGGTGGACCGGCTAGAGGTGCCTCGCCTCGTCTTTCCGGCGTACCTGGCGGGCGGACTGCTCTTGGTCGCTGCGGCGACCCTCAATCGGATCAGCCCGAGCCTCGTTCTGATGTCGGGCGTAAGCAGCGGCTTTGGCGCCATGGCCGGCGTCGCGTTCGTCCCGAGACTCGTCGAGCGTAGGACCGAGGAATCCGCGAGCGCGGTTGCTCCGCTTTCATTCAACCTCGGCTGGGTCGTGGCTGGGTTGGTGGTGGCGGTCGCCTTCATTGCAGTCCTGGGCCCCGGCGTCCGGCTTTCGTAACGATCCCCGCCGAGCTGGGAGAAGCGCCTCTCAGATCCGATTCCAACCTTTCCGTAGGTGGACCCGTCAAACGCACCGAGCGGTTTACCCGCGCCGGAGGGTCTTGTTGCGCTTCCTCGCACTCCCGTTCAAGGCAGCCTTGGTTGCGGGCATTCTCCTGTCGCTGGCTGCCCACGACGTCTGGGCTCAATCGGCCTCCATCCTCGATACGACTGAAGTCCGGCGCTGGCGCGAAGACCTCGCATTCCTCCGCGCAGAGATGCCGGCCCGGCACGCGAACCTGTTTCACGCGATGACGCACGCGCAGTTCGACAGCGCGCTCCAGAGCATCGATCAAGACCTGCCTCACCTCGCGCGGCATCAGGTCATCGTGGAGCTGCAACGGTTGGCCGCGCTCGTCGGCGACGGCCATACCAACGTGAGCCCATGGCGTGACACCTCGGCCGTCTTCCAACAGCTGCCGGTCGCGCTGTACTGGTTTGATGACGGCATCTTCGTGCGCGCAACTACGAAAGACCAAGCATCGCTCCTTGGCGCACGCGTCGTGCGGATCGGAGGAATTCCGGTGGAGGGGGCGCTGGCGCGAGTACGCCCGCTCGTTAGCCATGACAACGAGATGGGCGTGCGCGCGTGGACGCCGGTTCTCCTGACCATGCCGGAGGTCCTGCACGCGCTCGGGCTCTCTGAACCGCGACATCGCGCGAAGCCTGATCAAGTCCCGCTATGACTCGCCGGGCCGCCTCGTGGTGATCACAGGTCGCTGGACCTGGTCCGCGGCACAGATGCTCATCAACGAGCTCGAGAATCTCGCGGATGTCGTGTTCGCCGGCGAGCCGAGCGCCTCGCGCGGGAACGTCTATGGGGACTCGAAGAAGATCGTGCTGCCGAACAGCCACTTGACGGTGCGGGTCTCCAGCCTCTACTGGCAGCAGTCGGATCCGCGCGATACCCGCGAGTTCATACCCGTGACCGTATCCGCGCCGCTCACGTTCGCGGACTACGTCGCGGGGCGCGACCCCGCGCTGGAGGCGGCCGAGAGGGTGGGCGAGGAGAAGAAATAGCGCCCGACGCGGGCCACCGCAAAGCTGAGTCGCCCGCGAACGGGAGCGCCGGCGAGGACAAGCGCCCGGAGGTTGACTCCCCAGGGCCCGCATTGGTAGCATGGCTCGTGCCCCGTCCGCAGTCCTCCACGGCGGAGCGCGAGGTTAGCTCGCGACCGCAACTTGGGGCCGTCGGAATCATCCCGGCTCGGCTCCAGTCCACCCGTCTCCCCAACAAGCCCTTACAAGACCTTGGCGGCGCGCCGCTGATCGTGCGCGTGCTGGAGCGGGTCCGTGTCTCGACCGCGTTCCGGGACGTTTGGGTAGCGACGGACAGCGATGAGGTCGTTCACGCCGTAGAGAAAGCGGGGGGCCAAGCCATCTTGACCAGCCCCGACCACACCTCCGGGCTCGATCGGGTGGCAGAAGCTGCTCGGCTGCTGTCGGGCAAATCCAGCAACATGCCCCGGGGCATGTTCGAGGGTCGCGTACTCCCCGACCCAGACGCTGTCTTCGTGAACATCCAGGGGGACGAGCCGTTCGTGAGCCCGGAAGGGCTCGATCATCTCGTGCGTCTCATGGAACGGCCCGACGTGGCGATGGCGAGCCTCGCCGCGCCGTTCCTCGACCGCGACGAGGTGGAGGATCCGAACCGCGTGAAGGTCGTGATCGATCGGGAGAGCC
The sequence above is drawn from the Candidatus Eisenbacteria bacterium genome and encodes:
- the kdsB gene encoding 3-deoxy-manno-octulosonate cytidylyltransferase; protein product: MIPARLQSTRLPNKPLQDLGGAPLIVRVLERVRVSTAFRDVWVATDSDEVVHAVEKAGGQAILTSPDHTSGLDRVAEAARLLSGKSSNMPRGMFEGRVLPDPDAVFVNIQGDEPFVSPEGLDHLVRLMERPDVAMASLAAPFLDRDEVEDPNRVKVVIDRESRALYFSRAPIPSGYGPAAIPLLHIGVYAYRLRTLFELAALPPAPPEAAERLEQLRALWNGIQIHVAVGDYQSTGIDTPDDLARARDQWSKRRSGA